Proteins co-encoded in one Nicotiana sylvestris chromosome 7, ASM39365v2, whole genome shotgun sequence genomic window:
- the LOC104217177 gene encoding zinc finger protein MAGPIE gives MTEEVILSGFNSIEGSNPLPLKKKRNLPGNPDPEAEVIALSPKTLMATNRFLCEICGKGFQRDQNLQLHRRGHNLPWKLKQRTSKEVRKRVYVCPEKSCVHHHASRALGDLTGIKKHYCRKHGEKKWKCEKCSKRYAVQSDWKAHSKTCGTREYRCDCGTIFSRRDSFVTHRAFCDALAEETARVTAASNMHNPLAGNNIDYHFIGSPLGPNMAQHFSSLFKPISTNNENSDPIMRRDQLSLWNMGQVSQQQETIGNNNLQEIHQISPLIQTSAAAVYDTNTLLAPRSNPPPVNYNHVNWQQLTNTSSANISVPSLFSTQHQSHQQITPSSTASMSATALLQKAAQIGATTTTTDPSFLGNNFGMNNCNVKNNNVQVQEVNNNKFCGFYVTTTNNSISTSLGSEVDQGSVNDFSTLNQLQMYNPPSKRRHIITREDSVTGGGVGGQTRDFLGVGVQSICHPSSINGWI, from the exons ATGACAGAGGAAGTAATCTTAAGTGGATTTAACTCAATTGAAGGATCCAATCCTCTCCCTCTCAAGAAAAAAAGAAACCTTCCAGGAAATCCAG ATCCTGAAGCAGAAGTGATTGCCTTATCACCAAAGACACTGATGGCAACCAACAGATTCTTATGTGAAATTTGTGGAAAAGGTTTTCAAAGAGatcaaaatctgcaacttcacaGGAGAGGACATAATTTACCTTGGAAACTAAAGCAAAGGACTTCAAAAGaagtgagaaagagagtttacGTTTGCCCTGAAAAGAGTTGTGTTCACCATCACGCTTCAAGAGCTTTAGGAGATCTCACTGGGATAAAGAAACACTACTGTAGAAAACATGGAGAAAAGAAGTGGAAATGTGAGAAATGCTCTAAAAGATATGCTGTGCAATCGGATTGGAAAGCTCATTCAAAAACTTGTGGCACTAGGGAATATAGATGTGATTGTGGTACTATTTTTTCAAG GCGAGACAGCTTCGTGACTCATAGGGCTTTTTGTGATGCATTAGCTGAGGAGACAGCTAGAGTTACTGCAGCATCAAATATGCACAACCCATTGGCTGGAAACAACATCGATTACCATTTCATAGGTTCCCCCTTAGGTCCAAACATGGCACAAcatttctcttctcttttcaagCCAATTTCAACCAACAACGAAAACTCAGACCCAATTATGAGAAGAGATCAACTGTCACTTTGGAATATGGGGCAAGTATCTCAACAGCAAGAAACAATAGGTAACAATAATCTCCAAGAAATCCATCAAATAAGTCCTCTAATTCAGACTTCAGCTGCAGCTGTTTATGACACAAATACCCTTCTTGCACCACGTTCAAATCCTCCACCAGTAAATTACAACCATGTTAACTGGCAACAATTAACAAACACTTCATCTGCAAACATAAGCGTTCCTTCATTGTTTAGTACCCAACACCAATCTCACCAGCAAATTACACCTTCTTCTACTGCTAGTATGTCAGCTACTGCTTTGCTCCAAAAAGCTGCTCAGATAGGAGCAACAACCACAACTACTGACCCATCATTTCTTGGAAACAATTTTGGGATGAATAATTGCAATGTCAAGAACAATAATGTTCAAGTTCAAGAAGTGAATAACAACAAGTTCTGTGGATTTTACGTTACTACTACAAATAACTCAATCAGTACTAGTCTTGGAAGTGAAGTAGATCAAGGTTCAGTGAATGATTTCTCTACTTTGAACCAGCTGCAGATGTATAATCCTCCTTCAAAACGACGTCACATAATAACTCGTGAAGATAGTGTGACAGGAGGAGGAGTGGGAGGGCAAACTAGAGATTTCTTGGGAGTTGGGGTACAATCAATCTGCCACCCTTCTTCCATCAATGGATGGATATGA